One Nostoc punctiforme PCC 73102 DNA window includes the following coding sequences:
- a CDS encoding M20 family metallopeptidase, which produces MLTHIKDLAAKLAPRLIEIRRHIHSHPELSGQEYQTAAFVAGVLSSSGLHVQEGVGKTGVVGELQGTGQNDRLLAIRTDMDALPIQEGTNLEYASRAEGVMHACGHDVHTTVGLGTAMVLSQMAEELGGKVRFLFQPAEEIAQGASWMVKDGAMENVSAVLGIHVFPSIPAGSIGVRYGALTAAADDLEILIMGESGHGARPHEAIDAIWIACQVITALQQAISRTQNPLRPVVLSIGKINGGRAPNIIADKVQLLGTVRSLHPETRAHLPNWIENIVSSVCQTYGAKYQVNYRQGVPSVQNDYALTQLLQSAAEEAWSSDRVQVLPEPSLGAEDFSMYLEHVPGSMFRLGVGYKERMINHPLHHPQFEVDESAILTGVVTMAYAAYKYCQQNF; this is translated from the coding sequence ATGCTTACCCATATTAAAGACTTAGCAGCAAAACTAGCGCCTCGCTTGATTGAAATTCGCCGCCACATCCACTCTCACCCAGAACTCAGTGGTCAAGAGTACCAAACAGCAGCCTTCGTAGCTGGTGTTTTGTCTTCCAGTGGTCTGCATGTACAAGAGGGAGTTGGCAAAACGGGCGTAGTTGGAGAACTCCAAGGCACTGGCCAAAATGACCGTTTATTGGCAATTCGCACCGATATGGATGCCTTGCCAATTCAAGAGGGCACAAATTTGGAATACGCCTCTCGTGCAGAGGGTGTTATGCACGCTTGTGGTCACGATGTCCATACTACCGTGGGGTTAGGAACAGCGATGGTTCTTTCCCAGATGGCAGAGGAATTAGGTGGGAAAGTGCGGTTTTTATTTCAACCAGCCGAGGAAATTGCTCAAGGAGCAAGCTGGATGGTGAAAGATGGGGCGATGGAAAACGTCTCAGCTGTATTAGGGATTCATGTTTTCCCTTCTATACCCGCAGGATCTATTGGCGTGCGTTACGGGGCTTTAACAGCCGCCGCAGATGATTTAGAAATTCTAATTATGGGAGAATCTGGGCACGGTGCGCGTCCTCATGAGGCCATTGATGCAATTTGGATTGCTTGCCAAGTTATTACTGCATTGCAACAAGCGATCAGCCGAACGCAGAACCCCTTGCGTCCTGTAGTATTGAGTATCGGAAAGATTAATGGTGGCAGAGCGCCGAATATAATTGCTGATAAAGTGCAGTTATTGGGAACCGTGCGATCGCTCCATCCCGAAACCCGTGCCCATCTCCCAAACTGGATTGAAAACATTGTATCTAGTGTCTGCCAGACCTACGGGGCAAAGTATCAAGTCAATTATCGCCAGGGTGTACCCAGTGTTCAAAATGATTATGCTTTGACGCAATTGTTACAATCAGCCGCAGAAGAAGCCTGGAGTAGCGATCGCGTTCAAGTTTTACCCGAACCTTCTCTTGGTGCTGAAGATTTTTCTATGTATTTGGAACACGTCCCTGGCTCCATGTTTCGCTTGGGTGTGGGCTACAAAGAAAGAATGATTAACCACCCATTACACCATCCCCAATTTGAAGTCGATGAATCTGCCATTCTCACTGGGGTTGTAACTATGGCTTATGCCGCTTATAAATATTGTCAGCAAAATTTTTAA
- a CDS encoding hemerythrin domain-containing protein, producing MVATLDDTKRNAIAVKLASIKALQQLVIENEQSLLREGLDAEIADRIRNFLKDDEKNLGVLETVIGQYGIQAEPKKNVTQFIEKARELFKGSELSLYEKVSQHELLKHQLVMSGLIVHKAAQKVGADVLLAIGPLNTINFENRAHQEQLKGILEILGVREFTGQDADQGIWARVQDAMAAVSGVVGSAVTQTSDKSDLNIQDVIRLDHNKVNTLFTELLQSDNPQKIQEYFGQIYKDLTAHAEAEEEVVYPRVRPFYGQDNTQELFDEQAEMKRVLEQIKAISPSSSEFKDRVRQLMEAVGDHIRQEESTMFAAIRNNLSSDQSEQLATEFKAAKTRIQEKLGVVSESNA from the coding sequence ATGGTAGCTACTTTAGATGATACGAAACGCAATGCTATTGCTGTGAAATTGGCTAGTATCAAAGCACTTCAACAGTTGGTTATCGAAAATGAACAATCGCTTTTGAGAGAAGGACTCGATGCCGAAATTGCCGATCGCATCCGAAATTTCCTCAAAGATGATGAAAAAAATCTTGGCGTTCTGGAAACTGTAATTGGTCAGTATGGCATTCAGGCTGAACCCAAAAAAAATGTTACACAATTCATTGAAAAAGCTCGCGAATTGTTCAAAGGTTCTGAGTTGAGCCTGTATGAAAAAGTATCTCAGCATGAATTGCTGAAACATCAACTAGTAATGAGTGGCTTGATAGTTCACAAGGCTGCTCAAAAAGTTGGTGCTGATGTGTTGTTAGCGATCGGGCCTTTGAATACCATTAACTTTGAGAACCGCGCTCACCAAGAACAACTCAAAGGCATTCTGGAAATTCTGGGTGTCCGTGAATTCACTGGACAAGATGCAGATCAAGGAATTTGGGCGCGCGTTCAAGACGCGATGGCTGCGGTAAGTGGTGTAGTAGGTAGTGCTGTTACCCAAACCAGTGACAAAAGCGATCTGAATATCCAGGATGTTATCCGCCTCGATCACAACAAGGTAAATACCCTATTTACCGAACTTCTGCAAAGCGACAATCCACAAAAGATCCAAGAATACTTCGGTCAGATTTACAAGGATCTAACCGCTCATGCCGAAGCTGAAGAGGAAGTAGTCTATCCAAGAGTACGTCCTTTCTACGGTCAAGATAACACCCAAGAATTGTTTGACGAGCAAGCTGAGATGAAGCGGGTGTTAGAGCAAATTAAGGCTATCAGCCCTTCTTCATCTGAATTCAAAGATCGAGTTAGACAGCTGATGGAAGCTGTTGGCGACCATATTCGTCAAGAAGAAAGCACAATGTTTGCTGCCATTCGTAACAACTTGAGCAGCGATCAAAGTGAGCAACTGGCGACTGAATTCAAAGCCGCTAAGACCCGAATTCAAGAGAAATTGGGCGTTGTTAGCGAATCGAATGCGTAG